The window GAGGAGTATtcttttccctcatattacgatgttattctcacaaaattaagactttttctccttagatgACAACTATTTTcccttaatattctgacttaatgcttgtaaatttactgctgatttttcaatttttgctgctgtttttcagttttcttgttaaattttatttttacaatgtgccacagatggcccacgggccgcacATTGGACACGCCTGAGCTAAAGTGatggaatggatggatgctcAACCTGTTTGGGGGCCGCTGTGTCTTCCTTCAGGGTTGTGTGTGCTTCACAGGGGGTCCTAGAAGGAAGGTCTAAGCCTCTACTTGCTCCTCAGCACCTTTTCCAGCTCGCTGCCACATGAGAGGTCAGCTAAAACCGAGATGAAGATTCATCCTGTAGGCAGGTAGCCACACTGTTCACTGCTCAATATGTTGATGTTACTTACTAAAGTTAGTGGGAGTGTCTTTGGTGGGCGTCAGTGGAAACTGTGAGGAGAAAAGACAGCAGCtgatggacaaaaacaaaaacagagccGAGTGTTCATCCTCTTTTCTTCGTAGGTGATGTCAGAGAACCAGAATGAAGCAGATGTGCCAGTCGAGGATTAGGAGGGTGACGACAGGAGGGATGGCTGTTGTGTTACATCAGGTGTGTTTCCATAGCAACACAATCATCCTCCTGGAGGAGAAAGTGACATCTTCCTGGGTGGGAAACTAAGAGCGACATACCAAGCAGCGTGTGGCACATAAGTGACCTTTTAACTCACATGAACTAAAATGACCTGCTTAGGGCTTCGATGACTTGTTGTGGCTCTCTTCAAATGTCCCGATCTGAGCAGGAGAGCGTCGAGGTTGGAATTGGGAGCAACTGGTAAAGCCTGGTGGGATGAATCCATACTGACACAGTTCCAAAATGatggagaagaagaaaaggatgatacagtatgtcttgCATCTAGCATACAGGCCTGTGAGGGGCGCTGTTGCATCTGCACTTGCTTCACATGGCTACGGTTCAATTCCCACCCTCAGGCCTCTGTTATACGTAGATATGAATCCAATATGTATCTCATGCTCCTGCAGTCTGAATGTTCCTGTCTCGTAGAGCCAACCTATACAGTAATCGGAAACAAACTGGGacgtgtttaaaactgcagcggggagggaagattgtactgttgatttggatgaatatgcttctgctgttactggctacattagcacatgtatagagattACCACCatcaagtattacagaaaataccctaaccaaaaacagtggatgaactgtgatgtaagggctaagctacgtgctcgttcgactgcatttgtcatgggcaccgctgaggactacaaaaaggccagatatgacctgaggaggtccatacgagaggccaaaagacagtacagacagaagctggagggctactattccacctcagaccctcggcgcatgtgggcggggctccagcacatcacagagtatcgacagcggagtagcgtagccacgtccagccaaaccacacttccagacgagctgaacgagttctttttttttttttttttttttttttacccctgtcctgtccagcctttaaagcagatagaattgtagatctaaatgccgtcaagtgctcaacagatttactctgccagggagaagtgtgatatacacgtcccctgtcatacaaaatttattcgaccttgatgcttgttataaagcacatttggagcgaccggaccggagcaggaggggacagagaagaagagaaaaggaaacgggggggggggggcgagagggggacaaaaacaaaaaaatagagacaagagacaaggacaacagcagcagcaacaacaatagtgacagaacaacagaaacatgcagaacgacatcagcaaataaatgtctgtgacaactataaagacgaacaaggacataaggacaaaacaatatcaacaaccacaatgacaaagctgtcaatgacaatcacacataatagcagtcatgaaatgatgaactatgatagtgatcacaatgacaatactgcattgaagcagtcacacataattgtagtaatgaaatgatgaactatgatagtgatcacaatgataatactgcattgaaacagtcacacataatagtagtaatgaaatgatgaactatgatagtgatcacaatgataatactgcattgaaacagtcacacataatagtagtaatgaaatgatgaactatgatagtgatcacaatgataatactgcattgaaacagtcacacataatagtagtaatgaaatgatgaactatgatagtgatcacaatgataatactgcattgaaacagtcacacataatagtagtaatgaaatgatgaactatgatagtgatcacaatgataatactgcattgaaacggttacacataattgtagtaatgaaatgattatccatgatagtgaacagaatgaaaagtactgtaatgcacatcattgtaaaaaaaaaacaaatatatatactgtatatatatatattgtcatactgctgatatcaccgtcgctgtaataaaaccaacaacataataacaccctggttaactcagtgagtaatgtggggaagtacgtatgtactgtgagtgtgcatatgtacaggtatctctgtatgtggggaagacttcatatatatgtaaaggtgcaggaatgtgtgggcgtgtaattgtcactgagaatgcatgaaaggaaaggggccgccttcacctcccagagagccccgctccaaatagccaggccgggccccggccgccagaaggtcaccaggcccataggggcaggcagcacaaagatcagtgccccaagagccagcccagagcccccccccccgggaagaccagcaaggggccgaagagaggtaatcccagccaaggacagggcgccagcgggccggcggactgccaacccctgagaccagcgagagatcacaccccacaaaggcagacgggtaccgggggccacaaaccggcaggcccagagacgcctccacaaccggaaagaagcccgcccgcgccggaagcgccaattcccgcccccgccccccctgaacgagttctacgcccgctttgacacccaaactcctgatgagcagagagggtggctggacttggggaacacacaggactcacctctcatggtgacatcagctgatgtgcgcagggttctgaacaaaacaaacccacgaaaagcagcaggcccagacaacatctcaagacgtgcactttgggtttgctcatcagagctagctgatgtgcttgctgacatatttaacctgtcgcttacacaagcatctgtaccgacctgctttaagtccaccaccatagtgcccgtacccaagaagagcaacgtgacctgcttgaatgactatcgccctatagcactcactcctattgttatgaagtgcacaaataagctcctcccacttggcctgtctccctccctctgtaactgggtgtttaactttctaacaggcaggccccagtcagtcagagtccacaatcgcacatccagctcaagaattgtgagcactgggaccccacaggggtgtgtgctgagtccgctcctctacacgctcttcacctacgattgcgtggcctcccagaacaacaccagcatcattaaatttgcggatgacactacagtcatcggcctgatcactggtggtgttgaaacatcatacagaagagaggtggcggacctcatagcttggtgtcgtgataacaatctccttctcaatacagataagactaaagagatgatcatcgacccaagaacaagggaaaaggagccgcatagacccctgtttattgatgagactgaggtggagagggtgaaaaccttcaagttccttggcacacacatcagcgaggacctcacctggtctcacaacacccaacaaattatgaagaagtcccaaaggagactgtacttcctgagaagactgaggaaatttggcatgtccaccacaatcctgagttgcttctacagatgcactatggaaagtgtccttaccgcctccatcactgtttggtacggtaactgtacaacacgtgataggaaggcactccagcgggtgatcaagacctcacagaacattgttggggcagccctcccctcactgcaagacatttataaaactagagtcctacgaagaacacacaacctcatcaaggacagcacacatccacaacactcattattcacactcctaccgtcaggcagacgctacaggagtttgaagtccaggaccacaaggctggcaaacagcttttacccacaggccatcaggcttctcaacgaagcactcacacacgccacacgcaacacgcacacactcatagcactttatttattcatttatttatttatttatttgtattatttatctgtattaatgtctcttctgttgttgttgcttaatttattggtatttatgtttcttatgttcttattcttccttgtgttttctttcttttcttgggagaatgaacagaataagaatttcattgcatactagaactgcctgttttactgtgcatatgacaataaaactcttgaatcttgaatctaatccctcatttaccacagttaattggttccacacccaacggtgataagtgaatttctgcagagtaggattcaatattaataaacagaatattttcgtacttatagcatagaaaacctgtttgtggctttctaaatacgggttttaacattatcagagccctctaggcatgaaataacaccctatcgCCATCTTTATTCTTTGtgtacatcacattgcacaggctatgggatcactgggGGACAAAAGATGGCTGCCCCTACCATAGCAAGCTattgagctaaccagttagcctctccaatttacttactctaaacttaagtgtttcaaacagagtggggaaggaggacaaagaagccaaaaacgtaccacttccacacagagtgaaaggagaacctttttttccactcgatctcaaccatggcatgtcggctcggctctgctggctcagtagccagtctccatgcagcgtGAAAGGTAAGGTAATCTAACGTCCTgtctcgtaacattactgatgcctagcgaccacaatactacatagaacttgtcttgcaatattatttgactcataataggtcagtcaaccacgaaacacccatcacttatttatttatttatttttaaccggCAATATAGtcatgtagcgagggacaactgtacctaTAAATGGCGGCCGAAAGAGCCGAAAACAGTCCGTGGCGAAAAGACTGATTGCAGTCGTTCCTCGCCACATCGTGCTTCAAATTTGTCAGCTtccctctatcacggttttccaaaatatatatattaagaaATTATTGCTGCATCGTGGTTGACTGcggcctgttattagttttaaaaaatgatttgttaagcaaatgttacatttgtttgacattttttattaagcattttcaagcataaaatgattAAGTGAAATGCAAATATGACATCCAGAAAACGCACTGAAAGAcacaatgatatgtagtattctacactggccactaggtgtctgtAACGTTACAAAAACGACCTGTTGGGTTGTAATGTTGATATTGTAAAATCTGATTTAGTGAACGCACCTCGCTGTGAACGTTAATGGCGAATAACGAGGAAATGTGGGAGAGAGAGCTGATCTGTGTTCTGTGTTGAGCAATTGGCGTTAAGCTTGGCCATAAAACTTGAAAAGACCGCCGACTGTGTGACTCTATAAGAACGCTACATTAGCCAACTCTCCCAATGTGAGCTATTATGTCTATACTGGGTGATACATacaagtttaaaggtgactgtaggggggGTTCTTACATGCGTGGAGGGCTCTAATGGTATTAAAAACAGTACTAGCAAGATCGTGAATAGGTTTTCTACGCCCtcgctacgaaaatattccatgtttaaataaggaatcctacttcgcggagaaccaattaaccaaatAAGCCTCACCCACACACTCCTCGAAACAGACGCCACAGCCAAAATTGTTGCCGTCTTCCTTCCTCATATTAATTTGGTGAAGAAAATGTTGATTCCGGTTGCACAAAgtccttgaaattgccagaaATGCGACAGGACTATTCCGAGCGGCCATGTTTACCTTTTTCAATCAAACGATCGTTTTTCCGCATGCGCGTCGTTTCCCGGACGCATCATAGTGACATTACACACATGAATCGCatttttttggccaaaatgCGCTCCAATGAGCAGTAGACATTTTCATCTTAtccggtctccggccacctcgtCCAACTCCACCGGGGACACCTgtggcgttcccaggccagctttgAGGCATAATCCCCCCATCTTGGGCACCACCTGGTGGGGCGTTCAGGGGGCATCCAACCAGCTCCTCtgaatgtgaaggagcagcactGAACTTATCTCTTGGGATGAGTCCAGCCACTCCACAAGGCAGACACCCATTtgcttgtatccgtgatcttgCTCTTTCGGTCACTCCAGCTGGTAAGAGGACTTGGATTTCACAAATTGACCACTACGGAGCCAAGACCTGAACACTTTTGAAGAGGAAGCGATTGTGGACATGCTAAGTGATGTGGAGAGTAAACACAAACTTGATGGTCAGATAAAAAGTGTTTAATTGGTTATGTACAGGGGCTGAAACAAAGGGGGCACACAGTGATTCCACCCAAACACCACAGCCCCCTGTCTTAGGTTTCAGCCTCCACCAAGCGTCTTGACGCCACGCTGCTGCAGGCACCAAGTTCAAACAATACTGGACCGCacgcacatcatcatcatcatcatcatctgcagCCGCTGCGGTAATACTGCAAGGCCACGGGGGGGAGGGGGTTGAAGGGCACATCAGGACCTACGTCTTCTTGTTGAAAGGAAAAGCGTGCaaaatgttcttgttaaataatgtgACATCGTCATGAAGGTCACAGTTGTGGTTCAAGTTCTTTGTCCAATAAATTATCACAGGAGACAAAGAAGGGTCCTGGGGTCCTGGCCTCACAGGATAGAGGGGTcgtccttttaaaaaaaaaacaacaacaaccaccaccacctaaCTGCAagtcctcctcatcatcatcatcatcatcatcatgtctcTGAAGGGGCACCGGGAGCAAGGACCACGCAGGTCATCATCTGACACGCAGCCGTGACATCATCCACTCCAGACCCTGACACAAACTGAGGGAAGGGACATGAAGGGTCGGCTTTAGGGCTTGTGTTGTTGGCGTGTTGTTAGAGTGTAACGGCGCTCACCCCTCGCCGGTGAGGGCGCAGCAGGCCTGGATGTGCCACTGGTGGTCTTTGACGGAGGTCAGCTGCAGGCTCTGGGAGATCTCGGCCACCGACATACAGCCTTTCACGTCCTGCTTGTTGGCGAAAATGAGAAGGCCCGCCTTCCTCAGGTCCTGCATGGCCCAAACGTTGGTTACAGCACATGTCATGTCAAACAGCGTGTCACCCATGAACCTGGTGGGAGATGTTCTCACTTCATGTGCCAGCATCCTGTAGAGCTCCTCTTTGGTGACGGAGATTCTCTCTCTGTCTGTGCTGTCCACCACCACGATGACAAACTACATGACAGGAACAAGAGAAGACATCTTAGCGTGTGGACTTCGAATTGACCGACTAAAATGCGACAGCGGCAACATTCTAGCACCTCTGTGTTGGTGTAGTACGTGTTCCATGAGGACCGCAGCGACTCCTGGCCCCCGATGTCCCACATCAGGAAGTGCGTGTTGTTGACCACAATCTCCTCCACGTTGCTCCCGATGGTGGGCGAGGTGTGGACCACCTCGTTCATTGAACTACACGTCACGGGGACACAGAGAAGAACAGACGTCCTACAGGCAGTTTTTGGGGACTGCGagtgtgttaaaaaataaaacacacaaagtgACAATACTCACAACTGGTAAAGAATTGTGGTCTTGCCTGCATTGTCCAGACCCACAATGATGACTTTGTGCTCTGGAAGGCAAGAAAGAAGGAAGACCATTACCCAGACCTCACAGTGAAAGCCAAGTGAGTCTTTCATCTTGCGTCCTTCTTGTGCACGACACCATCAACCAAGTGCCAGCGTTGCCCACGCAATGACTTATATATGGCGACCCGCCACGAATACATCtggaccgccacagatagattCAGCAtagactttattttatttttgaaagatCTGGCACTACTTGTTCCCCCTGGCGTACAAACACGTTCTAATGAGGCTCTGTCTAGCTTGTTGTTACAATGCGCTAGAGTAGATGGCATCGTGCCTCATACGCACATACAGTACCACAACTGGCTTGGTTGTGCATTATAACGCATCTGTTCGTCAATATGGTACCATATTAGATGGACAATGGCGTGTGCAGAATGTTTCAAATCAGTGCACACTTACCTCCAGCTCATGAAACAttatgatggggtttttttgagGGGGCGGGGGGTGACACTGGTCATCAGGCACCTCTTTGCACGAAATGTCaaaagtcaataacttcatgttctgttgtttcaaaacatgagataatgtcttgggctgcaactaactattattttcttagtggattcatctgaagcttgttgttccaaTCAATCGAGTAATCGCTCAGGCGGGGGACGGACCTAATCAATGCAAACCAAACGCAAACAGTTCGTGGTTTGGTCTGCAgcgtatcagaaaagaggcaaaaatagcGATCAgcgttttccaaagtcaaagctgatgcgcGAGAATGTctcgttttgcctaaaacacaaagataacaggTCTCTTCTCACGGATGACTCAGCAaatgaaaacacattcacatttgagaggctgaagtaAGAGGATATTTACGTTTTAAAATCAAAAACGATTATCAAATACCAAAATCTTTGtctattaattggataatccattattaactgttgcagctctaataatAGCACATATTTCTTagcacacaaaccaaaaagctccgtTTTAACtgtccgcacacacacacacacacacacacacacacacacaaacacacacagtgtaaaTCATCAGTTTTTGAAAATCATCACTCTGGCTGGAGTTTGGCTTCATGGCCGCTTAGATGATGACGTCACCCCCTCCACTTACTAGATAGTCTGAAAGACTGACTTCCTAGCATTAGGAATGGACGATACAAACAATAAAAGGTTGAAACCGTTTATAAATTTGGCCTACGATCGCGACCATGCGTGTTGATGATGCAACCTAGCCGTGTCCTGCAAAATGGAGTGACAAGCTGCAACGACTCAACGTAATGTAGCGCTGTAGCAAGCGCGGCTAAAGCACGTGCGGAGCCATTCTGCTACATTACCAATCCTTTCCTCCATGGCGGCAAATAAGCCGCATTTCTCGCAAATATCATCATCACTAAAAGAGGACAAGGACTAGTCCAAAAACCGGAAACGACCCAATTAACTGcgctaaatgagggattactgtattgcaaTAAAGACTTTGGGCCATGTGGCCCATACCATACTATTCAGACAGcaccacttctttttacacttaaacgACAGTTGTGAGAATCCCAGAATGGATGAAAGAGGTTCCTTGCATGACAAAACTGGATGTTATCTTGACGCGTTGACTCTTGCAGAGGTTTACTTGCGACCTGTTACATGATTCAGGATCACTGGACTCATGAATAATCAATCAGCTCCACTGTTATCTACACTCACCGTCCCAACATTAGGTAGACTGTCTAATCACACCCAATACAAGAGCGATTACTTCGGTTAGCTTATTTCGCAGCAGGAAAGACAGAATATTAGAAAGAGTAGCACAATAGTAAAGATATTGTTAAAAGAATACCACACTGGCAGTGTTGTTTTCATTCTAAAGGCCGAGTTTTGGAGTCGGAgtacctaatgatgtgaccGGTGAGTGCGTGAATAACTCACATATTCAGGGGTCGTATCTGACCACAGTGACAAACATGACCGAATAATATGAACATGTGTGCTAACATTATGTGTAAAAGCGTGTGTTGTGACTGGGGAGCTAGCACGAGCCCGTTAGCTCGCCTCTCACACGTTCACTACGTTCTTTCAATGGAGATTAACACCACATTATTCTCACCTTGGTGATTGAAAAGCCTCCATAGCTTGGTGAAAAGTATTCCCATGGCTGGATGTGAGGCGTTGAGGAGCCGGTGGAACGTCCCTGGGCGAGCCTGGGGGCTAACCAGCtgtagctagccagctagctagctagctggctagctagctacaAAAAGCGAGGAGCTGCCAACACTGGTAAACGTACCCGCCATGCCCGGCTATGTGTGTATTTACAAACCGCCACCGGCTGCGCCCGTGATGTTGGAGACCAAATTAAGTACGGCGGTGTGTTTTAATCGGTTAGAGACTGTCGCTGTGATGCTAGCACCGTGTGGCTAACGTTAGCAGGTGTCAGCTGAGCAGCACTGCGCTAGAACGCTTTAGCTGTCACTCTCTGCGCATGCGCTCGTCGCACATTCCAGCCTGCATTGTGTATTGTGTTACGTTCACTCGTGATGCTGTAAATGTCCTTTACAGAACGTTGAGGCATGTTTATCTGACACAATACGGTAAAGTAGATAATAACCCGAGTTAATTAGACATTTGTTATTTGCCATTTCTATTTTAACTAAGGAGCAGCAATGTGGTGAATAGCGCCTCACGGTCAGGAGCTCCAAGTTTCAATCTCTGTTTGAGCATTTTTGTGTGTCAGCTGAGATCGGCTCCACTTCACCTGTGACCCGAATAAGGGCAAGCGGTGCACATAACGGAAGTCTGGATGGGTCGTCCGTACAAGCAAATGAGGTTCGGCTTTGAAATCAACGCATCATTCCCTCACGGGCAGCATTCGTGTCGACCAAACTCCTCAAACCGCGCAAAGCTGACAAATCCAAGGAAcgtttattttaaatgttacaaaaataaagctgtGAAAAGGCATCATTTTAACAAATTAATGCTTACATtacacttcacaccggtgaacatccagggagcggacatagagttggtagacagctacaaattcctgggtgttcaccttaacaacaaactggactggtccgtcaacacccacgccctctacaagaagggccagagtcgcctccacctgctgaggagactgaggtcctttggtgtgtgcaggactcttttacggaccttctatgactctgtggtggcctcagccatcttctatgctgtgggctgctggagagggggcagcacggacagggacaggagcaggatcaataggctgatcaggagagccagctctgtcctggacggtcctctggactccgtggaggaagtgggggagagaaggatgttggctaagctgacatccatcatggacaacacctctcacccgctacatgacactgtgggttcccttagcagctccttcagcagcagactgttacacccacggtgtaagaaggagaggttccgcaggtccttcataccgaccgctgtcaggctctacaacacctgcaccacctgaaccatgttgtagtcactatgtattctttacttgcgtatcttgttgctgctgtaacaagtgaatttccctgctgtgggataaataaagtacaaatacaaatacaaatacaatacaatacaatacaatacagtacaatacaatacagttgaCCATCCCCCCCCAGTATATTATGACTCCTTTCTTGGAATATTCAAGCTTGATTCACCTATGAAATGGTGCAAAATTACAACCTAATTGCTGTCAAAACATTGACTACAACTTCATTCTCTTGTAATGTTACAGCTTAATTAGCCCAAAAGAagttttttctgataaaaaaaaaagtccaattaAATTCTTGTACAGCTAAATGTGCTAAAATTGTTTTgatgcaagatggcgccctccgtggcagacgtctctgtctcactctcccgtttttttctattttttgctattttattgttcattttggacattcaacacactcacacactacattacaacagagagacacttttgaacatcggcagggttcaccatgaactttcatttagcctctcagactttgcctttcttctgcgccgggagaacgcagcagcctgcggacctggtgagctgaatacccggcgagcaaagcatccgaggcgtaaacgaggcaagcgggccggcctgcatgctaggctaaaagctcgagcgacgaggccaccgctaccaagcctgctgctagccaacgtccgctctcttgaaaacaagatggatgaactacgagcaaggattacagctcaacgtgagatcagggaatgctgtgtcctcaccttcacagaaacctggctgacggaggatataccggactcggcgatccagttggaaacatttgctgcttaccggggagatcggactttagcgtctggtaaacacagaggtggcggcgtctgtgtttacgtaaacaaacggtggtgcacagacgtacagacgatggaaaagcactgctcgcaggacattgagctgctgatggtgaaatgcagacctttttatttgcctcgtgagtttagcgctgtgtatttaactgctgtttacatcccaccacgagctaacactgctaacgcactaggcctcctgcatgacatcattgataaacacgagaccaaacacccagacgctgtattcattatatctggcgatttcaaccactgtaacctcaggactgtcctccccaaatattaccagcatgtgagctttcccacaagggaaaataacatcctggaccaagtctactgcaacatgaaaggtgctttgaaggctgttccaagaccccactttggaaaggccttctcaatacagataagactaaagagatgatcatcgacccaagaacaagggaaaaggagccgcatagacccctgtttattgatgagactgaggtggagagggtgaaaaccttcaagttccttggcacacacatcagcgaggacctcacctggtctcacaacacccaacaaattctgaagaagtcccaaaggagactgtacttcctgagaagactgaggaaatttggcatgtccaccacaatcctgagttgcttctacagatgcactatggaaagtgtccttaccgcctccatcactgtttggtacggtaactgtacaacacgtgataggaaggcactccagcgggtgatcaagacctcacagaacattgttggggcagccctcccctcactgcaagacatttataaaactagagtcctacgaagaacacacaacctcatcaaggacagcacacatccacaacactcattattcacactcctaccgtcaggcagacgctacaggagtttgaagtccaggaccacaaggctggcaaacagcttttacccacaggccatcaggcttctcaacgaagcactcacacacgccgcacgcaacacacacacacactcatagcactttatttatttatttatttgtattatttatctgtattaatgtctcttctgttgttgttgcttaatttattggtatttatgtttcttatgttcttattctttcttgtgttttctttcttttcttgggagaatgaacagaataagaatttcattgcatagtagaactgctgttttactgtgcacatgacaataaaactcttcaatcttgaatgtGTTGTCATCATCAAAATGAAGCTTTTACTC is drawn from Dunckerocampus dactyliophorus isolate RoL2022-P2 chromosome 9, RoL_Ddac_1.1, whole genome shotgun sequence and contains these coding sequences:
- the arl5a gene encoding ADP-ribosylation factor-like protein 5A, whose product is MGILFTKLWRLFNHQEHKVIIVGLDNAGKTTILYQFSMNEVVHTSPTIGSNVEEIVVNNTHFLMWDIGGQESLRSSWNTYYTNTEFVIVVVDSTDRERISVTKEELYRMLAHEDLRKAGLLIFANKQDVKGCMSVAEISQSLQLTSVKDHQWHIQACCALTGEGLCQGLEWMMSRLRVR